A genome region from Nitrososphaerota archaeon includes the following:
- the yciH gene encoding stress response translation initiation inhibitor YciH, with protein sequence MAETCSKCGLPRDLCVCEELNKQESRIIIRLDMRRFKKPTTMIEGLNMKQSELEKLAQSLKTKLACGGTAKDGYVLLQG encoded by the coding sequence ATGGCCGAGACCTGCAGTAAATGTGGACTTCCACGTGATCTCTGCGTCTGCGAGGAACTTAACAAGCAGGAGAGTAGGATAATCATTAGGTTGGATATGCGGCGCTTCAAAAAACCGACTACGATGATAGAGGGGCTTAATATGAAGCAATCCGAATTAGAGAAGCTTGCACAGAGCCTTAAAACAAAACTAGCGTGTGGCGGTACAGCGAAGGACGGATATGTGCTTCTACAAGGT
- a CDS encoding winged helix DNA-binding protein, with translation MVYRNSLRIVVDILTIAKNSDSEKGVGITTLLRKGNISYSRLSRLLKDLVKCGLIEEVNAERGMRYRISDQGRQFLVAYSRFEEFAQSFGLRL, from the coding sequence ATGGTGTATAGAAACTCTTTACGAATCGTCGTCGATATACTCACGATCGCAAAGAATTCTGACTCAGAAAAGGGTGTTGGTATAACAACTCTGCTTCGCAAGGGTAATATATCGTACTCACGGTTAAGCCGCTTATTAAAAGACTTGGTCAAATGTGGGCTCATCGAGGAGGTCAACGCAGAGAGGGGTATGAGATACAGAATTAGTGATCAAGGGCGCCAGTTCCTTGTCGCATATTCACGCTTCGAAGAATTTGCTCAATCTTTTGGGTTGCGCCTTTAG
- a CDS encoding prephenate dehydrogenase/arogenate dehydrogenase family protein, with product MNIAVVGAAGSMGRWFTNYFIKEGHKVRIYDKRRKDAEALAKEMGAEFTPTLKECIYRSDVIFLSIPIEATPKMVAEIGRVRESSALLVEISSLKSPTISALRRLPKHITPLSLHPLFGPGLTDLKSGRIVVVKVQNLEREAELARQLFPEASFVKCDVEEHDRMIAFSLTLPYFVNLAFGLSISKLKVVKLRQYAGTTLSMQLDLLEAVIQSSGHLISTLLTKNPYSQEVVKRYLDAARKLSQYVERGAALEKVVKRLEKKLSLDPAYREAYQNIYRLAEKSH from the coding sequence GTGAATATAGCTGTAGTAGGCGCTGCTGGCAGCATGGGGAGGTGGTTCACCAACTACTTTATCAAGGAGGGGCACAAGGTTAGGATCTATGATAAGAGGAGGAAAGACGCTGAAGCGTTAGCAAAAGAGATGGGCGCAGAGTTTACACCAACCCTAAAGGAGTGTATCTATAGGTCTGATGTTATATTTCTCTCAATACCTATAGAAGCTACGCCTAAAATGGTGGCAGAGATAGGAAGGGTTAGAGAAAGCAGCGCGCTGCTAGTGGAAATCTCGTCCCTGAAGAGCCCCACAATTTCAGCCTTAAGACGGCTACCTAAACATATTACACCTCTTTCATTGCATCCCTTATTCGGCCCAGGTCTGACCGATTTAAAGTCTGGGCGCATAGTCGTGGTCAAAGTGCAGAATCTAGAGCGTGAGGCTGAGTTAGCTAGACAGCTTTTTCCAGAGGCCAGTTTTGTAAAGTGCGATGTGGAAGAGCATGATAGGATGATAGCCTTCTCTCTAACCTTACCTTACTTTGTGAATCTCGCTTTCGGTCTTTCTATATCGAAGCTTAAAGTAGTGAAGCTACGGCAGTATGCTGGGACAACATTGTCTATGCAACTTGACCTACTGGAAGCTGTTATTCAGAGCAGCGGACACCTCATCTCCACGTTATTAACAAAGAACCCATATTCACAGGAAGTAGTCAAGCGGTATCTTGATGCGGCGAGGAAACTCAGCCAATATGTGGAGAGAGGAGCAGCGTTAGAGAAGGTTGTTAAGAGGTTAGAGAAGAAATTGTCTTTAGACCCAGCGTATCGGGAGGCCTACCAAAACATATACAGATTAGCTGAGAAGAGCCACTAA
- a CDS encoding aminotransferase class I/II-fold pyridoxal phosphate-dependent enzyme produces MDDRELLEEIREQIAEKTRIIAEAFCQRTLLVSKIASLKAKLNLSIDDYRVEKNLANQIREICSKYSLDPAKGLKLLNLLISESIALQKPAYKPLITPTTVFEESRRLEEQGSKVIHLEVGEPDFGPPQRVLDATVKALKEGRTHYTSKYGLPELRRALADKMSERWGASIKPNEVLITPGGKAALTLALSATLSQGDSAIIIEPSWPAYRKCVESFGCRARVVHTKLEDEWELDVNKIEELIDETTKTIILNSPSNPTGKSLKRRTIESIIEIAAKHNLTILSDEAYTEFSYENRHSLLAEDCEKIVIGTFSKAWGMTGFRLGYIITSSERCDTIADLAGDLYTCVPEPIQLAGVAALDCFDEVDVYVAEMKKRRELVTSLLKPLPIEYKEPDGAFYIFFKLKGGISGEEFVEQMLKKHRVALTPGSGFGNYPQFIRLSFCRPEEELREGVARMREML; encoded by the coding sequence TTGGATGATCGTGAACTGCTTGAAGAGATCAGAGAGCAGATAGCTGAAAAGACGCGCATAATAGCTGAAGCGTTCTGCCAAAGGACGCTCCTAGTAAGCAAGATAGCGTCTCTAAAAGCGAAGCTCAACCTATCTATCGATGATTACCGAGTAGAGAAGAATTTGGCTAATCAGATCAGAGAGATATGTAGCAAATACAGCTTGGACCCAGCCAAAGGACTTAAACTTCTTAACCTACTTATTTCGGAATCGATAGCCTTACAGAAACCAGCGTACAAACCTCTAATCACACCCACAACTGTATTTGAAGAAAGTCGGCGCCTAGAGGAGCAAGGCTCAAAAGTAATCCATTTAGAAGTTGGTGAACCTGACTTTGGCCCGCCGCAAAGAGTATTAGATGCTACGGTAAAAGCGCTTAAAGAGGGGCGCACACACTACACCTCAAAGTACGGTCTACCTGAGTTAAGAAGAGCCTTAGCAGATAAGATGAGTGAAAGATGGGGAGCGTCTATCAAACCAAACGAAGTCCTAATTACACCAGGAGGGAAGGCGGCTCTCACTCTTGCACTCTCAGCCACCTTAAGCCAAGGCGACTCAGCAATAATCATCGAACCATCTTGGCCAGCCTATAGGAAATGCGTTGAATCCTTTGGTTGTAGAGCTAGGGTCGTGCATACAAAGCTCGAAGACGAATGGGAGCTTGATGTAAACAAAATAGAGGAGCTGATAGATGAGACAACAAAGACCATCATTCTAAATTCGCCCAGCAATCCAACTGGCAAATCTCTGAAAAGAAGAACCATCGAATCAATAATAGAAATAGCTGCCAAACACAACTTAACCATATTAAGCGACGAAGCATACACGGAATTCTCATACGAAAACCGCCACAGCCTACTAGCAGAAGACTGCGAAAAGATAGTAATAGGCACATTCTCTAAAGCCTGGGGTATGACAGGCTTCAGACTCGGATACATAATCACATCAAGCGAACGCTGCGACACCATCGCAGACCTCGCAGGGGACCTCTACACTTGCGTTCCAGAGCCTATTCAGTTGGCTGGTGTAGCGGCGCTGGACTGCTTTGATGAAGTTGACGTCTATGTAGCAGAGATGAAGAAGAGGCGTGAGCTCGTAACATCGCTACTTAAGCCTCTACCAATAGAGTATAAGGAGCCTGACGGCGCCTTTTACATCTTCTTTAAACTTAAAGGTGGTATAAGCGGTGAAGAGTTCGTTGAGCAGATGCTTAAGAAGCATCGAGTAGCCCTAACACCGGGCTCAGGCTTCGGGAACTACCCTCAATTTATTAGGTTGTCGTTCTGCAGACCAGAAGAAGAGCTGCGTGAAGGGGTGGCGAGGATGCGTGAGATGCTGTGA
- the aroC gene encoding chorismate synthase, translating into MPANLIGERFAVMSFGESHGRCVGAVIDGCPAGLPIEVEEIQREVDLRRPSSPISTARVESDRVDILSGVFNSRTTGAPICMVVWNRDVDSTPYEEIKDTPRPGHADYPARVKYLGFEDYRGGGRFSARVTVGFVMAGAVAKKLLSRCLGVRIIAYTKEIAGIKASEMSLDEIERRRYLNEVRCPDEEAAKLMREKILEAKEEGDSVGGIVECIVDGLRAGVGEPIFSSLDSELSKAIFSIPAVKGVEFGLGFQAARVKGSEDNDEFTVRDGKIVTLTNRSGGVLGGLSTGMPLVFRAAFKPPSSIAKKQKTVNLRSMKEVEIVVKGRHDPCVVPRAVPIVEAVTAIVLADLALRGGYIPAVVEK; encoded by the coding sequence ATGCCGGCTAACCTAATAGGTGAGCGCTTTGCAGTTATGAGCTTCGGCGAAAGCCACGGTAGATGCGTAGGTGCGGTTATAGACGGCTGCCCAGCTGGCTTACCTATAGAGGTAGAGGAGATTCAGCGTGAAGTCGACCTTAGAAGACCAAGCAGCCCCATATCAACAGCAAGAGTGGAATCAGACCGAGTAGACATCCTCTCCGGCGTCTTTAACAGCAGAACAACAGGCGCACCTATCTGCATGGTGGTCTGGAATCGCGACGTAGATTCAACACCATATGAGGAGATTAAGGACACACCCAGACCGGGGCACGCAGATTACCCTGCGCGTGTAAAATATCTGGGGTTTGAGGACTATAGAGGGGGCGGGCGCTTTTCAGCAAGAGTGACCGTTGGGTTTGTGATGGCCGGGGCTGTTGCTAAGAAGCTGCTGAGCAGATGCTTAGGTGTGCGTATAATAGCCTACACAAAAGAGATAGCAGGCATAAAAGCGTCTGAAATGAGTTTAGATGAGATAGAGCGGCGTAGGTACCTTAATGAGGTCAGATGCCCGGACGAAGAAGCGGCGAAACTCATGAGGGAGAAGATACTTGAGGCGAAAGAAGAAGGAGATAGTGTAGGCGGCATCGTAGAATGCATAGTAGATGGCTTAAGGGCTGGTGTCGGAGAGCCCATATTTAGCTCGCTCGATAGCGAGCTCAGCAAAGCAATATTCTCCATACCAGCGGTTAAGGGCGTAGAATTTGGCTTAGGCTTCCAAGCAGCAAGGGTCAAAGGATCAGAAGACAATGACGAATTCACCGTCCGAGACGGTAAGATTGTAACTTTAACCAACCGCTCAGGCGGGGTGCTCGGCGGGTTATCGACTGGTATGCCGCTTGTGTTCCGAGCAGCCTTCAAACCACCATCATCCATAGCAAAGAAGCAGAAGACCGTCAACCTCAGATCTATGAAGGAAGTAGAGATAGTGGTCAAGGGGCGCCACGATCCCTGTGTTGTACCGAGGGCTGTTCCTATAGTTGAGGCGGTAACAGCGATAGTTTTGGCAGATCTGGCCCTGAGAGGCGGGTACATACCAGCGGTAGTAGAGAAGTGA
- the aroA gene encoding 3-phosphoshikimate 1-carboxyvinyltransferase, which yields MVKVKVYPSVVNGFVEAPPSKSYTHRAVILAALSDGLSKINRPLSARDTNATIEAVKAIGAEVTKQNISLSVRGVDRPQTPEDVIDAENSGTTIRIMTSVSALTPSGYTVLTGDSSLRQRPMQPLLDALTQLGVKCWSTRLNGKPPILVQGGGIKGGVAVIRGDISSQFISSLLIATPLADNDTTIQVAGKLVSRPYVEATLHTIREFGGEVASPREGVFHIPHGQRYKPTEVDIPGDFSSAAFIVASAALTGGEVEVGNLSLQQPQADSSIIEILRDLGAEAEVKEGSVRVRGSKDMLKGGVFDLSDCPDLLPVVAVLGLRCREGVEVRGVAHARYKETDRLTVLAEELSRMGAEVMLYEDGLKIKGGTLKRCTLDSKGDHRLFMAFCLAGLATQSGCEVIGAESVDVSYPTFIEDMRKLGASLEVEQDAG from the coding sequence GTGGTTAAGGTTAAAGTATATCCTTCAGTCGTTAATGGTTTTGTCGAAGCGCCGCCGAGCAAGAGCTACACGCATAGAGCGGTTATACTAGCAGCGCTCAGCGACGGTCTCTCAAAGATCAACCGACCTCTATCGGCTAGAGATACAAATGCGACAATAGAAGCGGTTAAAGCAATCGGCGCCGAAGTAACCAAGCAAAATATCTCTCTATCAGTTAGAGGTGTTGATCGCCCCCAGACCCCCGAGGATGTGATAGATGCGGAAAACTCTGGCACTACCATCAGAATAATGACCTCAGTATCAGCTCTAACCCCCAGCGGCTATACCGTGCTCACGGGAGACAGCAGCCTAAGGCAGAGACCGATGCAACCACTTTTAGACGCTCTAACGCAGCTAGGTGTAAAATGCTGGTCTACCAGACTTAACGGTAAGCCACCCATCTTGGTGCAGGGTGGTGGCATAAAAGGTGGCGTCGCTGTGATAAGGGGGGATATTTCATCTCAGTTCATCTCCTCCCTACTTATAGCAACACCTCTCGCTGACAACGACACAACGATTCAAGTAGCCGGCAAGTTGGTCTCAAGACCATATGTTGAAGCAACCCTCCACACTATTCGTGAATTCGGCGGCGAGGTAGCGAGCCCTAGGGAAGGGGTCTTCCACATACCACACGGTCAAAGATACAAGCCTACAGAAGTAGATATCCCGGGCGACTTCAGCTCGGCAGCCTTCATAGTAGCCTCAGCAGCACTTACAGGCGGTGAAGTCGAAGTCGGTAACCTCTCCTTGCAACAACCACAGGCGGACAGCAGCATCATAGAGATCCTACGAGATCTTGGTGCTGAAGCGGAGGTTAAGGAGGGGTCTGTTAGAGTTAGGGGCTCTAAAGATATGCTAAAGGGTGGGGTATTCGACTTATCAGATTGCCCAGACCTCCTACCAGTAGTAGCTGTGCTTGGGTTGAGGTGTAGGGAGGGTGTGGAGGTAAGGGGGGTGGCGCACGCTAGATACAAAGAAACAGATAGGTTGACTGTGTTGGCTGAGGAGTTGAGTAGGATGGGCGCCGAAGTAATGCTCTACGAAGACGGCTTGAAGATCAAAGGAGGCACGCTTAAGAGGTGCACACTTGACTCAAAAGGCGACCATCGCCTATTCATGGCATTCTGCCTAGCTGGGTTAGCAACACAAAGCGGATGTGAAGTGATAGGTGCTGAAAGTGTCGATGTCTCATACCCGACCTTCATAGAAGATATGAGGAAGCTGGGTGCATCTCTGGAAGTGGAGCAAGATGCCGGCTAA
- a CDS encoding shikimate kinase, with protein sequence MRMWGRAEAYGAVSVVNAVATGLGCSLGVCLRLEAEVKIIDGTEGVDVRLEGVEHQPSDVESSKIMAQAIIEALAKRRVGAEVTTYSEIPLARGLKSSSAAANAIALAAKAALGTEVDDLELVKIGVNAAIKAKVTITGAFDDACASYFGGYCLTDNTNLKLLKREQGPEDLEVVIYVPEERLEKQKISRQNVERFKPFALQAFKLASEGKYLEALTINGLVYSAALGFDVRAAAEAIKHGALAAGLSGTGPAVSALCRSEFVNELVSALQNLGGKVILTKVNNRRARVLASG encoded by the coding sequence TTGAGGATGTGGGGTAGGGCTGAAGCATACGGCGCCGTCTCTGTAGTAAACGCGGTTGCAACAGGTTTAGGATGCTCACTCGGTGTATGCTTGAGGCTCGAAGCTGAAGTCAAGATAATCGATGGAACCGAGGGGGTGGATGTGAGGTTAGAGGGGGTAGAGCACCAACCCAGCGACGTAGAATCCTCTAAGATTATGGCACAAGCGATAATAGAAGCTCTAGCCAAAAGAAGGGTAGGCGCAGAGGTCACCACATACTCAGAGATACCGTTGGCAAGAGGGCTCAAGAGCTCAAGCGCAGCTGCGAACGCCATCGCGCTAGCTGCCAAAGCAGCTTTAGGCACGGAGGTCGATGATTTAGAGCTCGTCAAGATAGGCGTTAACGCCGCCATCAAAGCGAAGGTAACCATAACAGGCGCTTTTGACGATGCCTGCGCAAGCTACTTCGGCGGCTACTGCCTCACAGACAACACAAACCTCAAGCTCCTAAAAAGAGAGCAGGGACCTGAAGACCTAGAGGTGGTGATTTATGTGCCTGAAGAAAGGTTGGAGAAGCAGAAGATAAGCAGGCAGAATGTGGAGCGATTCAAACCCTTCGCTCTACAAGCATTCAAGCTAGCCTCAGAAGGTAAATATCTAGAAGCCCTAACCATAAACGGGTTGGTCTACTCAGCAGCACTAGGCTTTGATGTAAGGGCTGCTGCAGAAGCCATAAAGCACGGTGCTCTAGCCGCTGGGCTCTCAGGAACCGGGCCAGCGGTATCTGCGCTCTGCAGAAGCGAGTTTGTTAATGAGCTGGTTTCAGCATTACAGAACTTAGGCGGCAAGGTTATCTTAACTAAAGTTAATAATAGGCGGGCGAGGGTGCTGGCCAGTGGTTAA
- a CDS encoding shikimate dehydrogenase — MDYKTKIYGLVGHPLEHTASPAIHNAAFEALGLNAVYLVFDIEPTVFEDAIKGLKALKVCGFNVTIPYKEQIIPLLTHLDPSAAKVGAVNTVKLDGDSLLGYNTDVIGFLAPLLELDLKLNEMTALILGAGGAAKACVRALLEAGCREVIVLNRSIERALNLSKQHNTKLKVGHLNEESLKEALSRASLVVNATPVGMYPNVDESIIPKALLRSDLIVYDLVYRPTQTKLLKEAKEAGATTISGYKMLLEQAAESFSIWTGLEPPKEAMLKALKMELGVEDVG; from the coding sequence ATCGACTATAAGACCAAGATCTATGGGTTAGTTGGGCATCCGCTCGAACATACAGCCTCCCCAGCCATACATAACGCAGCATTTGAAGCACTCGGTCTAAACGCGGTCTACCTCGTCTTCGACATAGAGCCTACAGTGTTTGAAGATGCCATAAAGGGTCTGAAAGCGCTTAAGGTTTGCGGCTTTAACGTCACAATACCCTATAAAGAGCAGATTATCCCGCTGCTCACACACCTAGATCCATCGGCTGCGAAGGTTGGTGCGGTCAACACGGTCAAGCTAGATGGTGACTCCCTACTAGGCTATAACACAGACGTAATCGGCTTCTTAGCCCCGCTTCTGGAGCTCGATCTTAAACTAAATGAGATGACGGCTCTAATATTGGGTGCGGGCGGCGCAGCAAAGGCTTGTGTAAGGGCACTTCTAGAGGCTGGTTGCAGAGAGGTAATTGTGCTTAACAGAAGTATAGAGCGTGCCCTCAACCTATCTAAGCAACACAACACTAAACTGAAGGTGGGGCATCTTAACGAAGAGAGCCTAAAAGAAGCCCTTAGCAGAGCAAGTTTGGTGGTCAACGCAACCCCTGTCGGCATGTACCCGAATGTGGATGAGTCGATCATACCTAAGGCTCTTCTAAGAAGCGATCTAATCGTCTACGACCTAGTCTACAGACCAACCCAAACCAAGCTCCTTAAGGAGGCTAAAGAGGCTGGTGCAACAACCATCTCTGGCTACAAGATGCTACTTGAGCAAGCAGCAGAATCCTTTAGTATCTGGACTGGGCTCGAGCCTCCTAAGGAAGCTATGCTCAAGGCTTTGAAGATGGAGCTCGGTGTTGAGGATGTGGGGTAG
- the aroD gene encoding type I 3-dehydroquinate dehydratase, producing the protein MKVCVSVGAKTYALLKKKADAAIKLGADLVELRLDYLRTFDVEKLKNVTKGIEGRCILTLRSSKEGGRFTGDEAKRIQLLYHLTDLKPAYIDIELDTVKKEKKLTEVYTKTTLIASKHSFTNTPNQSTLSRWVEEALSFGGVGKVVTTARRFEDNLRVLEVLKQAPKGRLIAFCMGELGLVSRVLAPMLGSPIVYSCLKEATAPGQIELSEALRLYRVLGYEDRL; encoded by the coding sequence ATGAAGGTATGTGTTTCGGTAGGTGCTAAAACCTACGCCCTCCTTAAAAAGAAGGCTGATGCTGCTATAAAGCTGGGTGCTGATCTGGTCGAGCTTAGACTCGATTACCTTCGAACATTTGATGTTGAGAAGCTGAAGAACGTGACCAAGGGTATAGAGGGTAGGTGCATCCTAACTCTCAGATCTAGCAAAGAGGGTGGGCGGTTTACAGGGGATGAAGCGAAACGCATACAGCTCCTCTACCACCTAACAGACCTTAAGCCAGCCTACATCGATATAGAGTTAGATACCGTGAAGAAAGAGAAGAAGCTTACAGAAGTTTACACAAAGACCACGTTGATAGCCTCTAAGCACAGCTTCACCAACACACCGAACCAATCTACCTTAAGCAGATGGGTGGAGGAGGCGTTGAGCTTCGGAGGCGTGGGTAAGGTCGTAACCACAGCGAGAAGGTTCGAAGACAACCTTAGAGTTTTGGAGGTGCTGAAGCAAGCACCGAAAGGTAGGCTCATAGCGTTCTGCATGGGTGAGTTAGGGCTCGTTTCTAGGGTGCTTGCTCCGATGCTCGGCTCTCCTATAGTCTACAGTTGCTTGAAAGAGGCTACTGCTCCAGGGCAGATAGAGTTAAGTGAAGCGCTTAGGTTGTATCGTGTGCTAGGTTATGAAGATCGACTATAA
- a CDS encoding 3-dehydroquinate synthase, whose translation MFEGKEVIIEPIVKASDLTNFIEGAKALGVKKFLCKPVEGVDVEFIQPSESAEEVRGLVLRKRITDRADLEKIIVDAKRGAKAVLVETADWKIIPLENLVAELQSSGCKLYAYASSPSEVRPLLGVLERGVDGVVLKTSSLEEVKQTLDYLRAVSFVRLVPVEVLEVREAGVGDRVCVDTSSMLSLGEGLLVGSRSNFFFLVHNESLGSKFTSPRPFRVNAGSVSSYILMPDGRTKYLSELEAGDQVLVVSPKDPPRVATVGRVKIERRPMVLVKASFGEEVGSVLLQNAETIALVCEDGKVKSVTELKRGDRILASVVEAKGRHFGAAVDEYILEK comes from the coding sequence ATGTTCGAGGGTAAAGAGGTTATCATCGAACCTATAGTAAAAGCGAGCGACCTAACGAACTTCATAGAGGGCGCCAAAGCTCTAGGTGTAAAGAAGTTCCTCTGCAAACCAGTCGAGGGTGTTGATGTGGAGTTCATTCAACCTTCTGAATCTGCTGAAGAGGTTAGGGGACTGGTGCTGAGAAAGAGGATTACGGATAGGGCAGATCTTGAGAAGATCATAGTGGATGCAAAGAGAGGCGCTAAAGCCGTGCTCGTTGAAACCGCTGACTGGAAGATCATACCATTAGAGAATCTCGTAGCCGAGCTTCAGTCAAGTGGCTGCAAGCTATATGCTTACGCTTCTTCGCCTAGCGAAGTTAGGCCGCTGCTCGGTGTGTTGGAGCGTGGTGTGGATGGTGTTGTGCTGAAAACCTCTAGTCTTGAGGAGGTTAAGCAGACCCTCGACTATCTTAGGGCTGTTTCCTTTGTTCGTCTTGTGCCTGTTGAGGTGCTTGAGGTTAGGGAGGCTGGTGTGGGTGATAGGGTTTGTGTAGATACATCCTCGATGCTAAGCTTGGGCGAGGGGCTGCTCGTAGGTAGTAGATCTAACTTCTTCTTCCTTGTTCACAACGAATCCTTGGGTTCAAAGTTCACCTCACCCAGACCTTTCCGAGTAAACGCTGGGAGCGTCAGCAGCTACATACTCATGCCAGACGGCAGAACAAAGTACTTGTCTGAGCTTGAAGCCGGAGACCAAGTGCTGGTGGTGAGCCCTAAGGATCCGCCTAGAGTAGCTACAGTAGGTAGGGTTAAGATAGAGCGTAGACCAATGGTCTTAGTTAAAGCCTCGTTTGGAGAGGAGGTTGGGAGCGTACTGCTTCAGAACGCTGAGACTATAGCCTTGGTCTGCGAGGATGGTAAGGTGAAGTCTGTGACCGAGCTTAAGCGTGGCGACCGCATACTTGCTAGTGTAGTGGAAGCGAAGGGTAGGCACTTCGGAGCAGCTGTTGACGAATACATCTTAGAAAAATAG
- a CDS encoding class I fructose-bisphosphate aldolase family protein, which translates to MGKHLRIARLTRKGRMLCIPMDHGISIGPVKGLDTIYLTIQQIAEGGASAILVHKGILKGLQTHPGTGIIMHLSASTDIGPSPNRKMLVAGVEEAIRLGADAVSVHINIGCKDEPEMLQDLGLVADECDSWGMPLIAMMYPRGENIKNPYDPDVVAHVARVGAEAGADIVKTVYTGSPETFSKVVRGCPVPVVIAGGPKVNSDREVLLMAKGALDAGAMGVTFGRNVFQHTSPRGITKALSRLVFDGVGVDEALKAVNE; encoded by the coding sequence ATGGGTAAGCATCTTAGAATCGCTAGGCTGACTAGAAAAGGTAGGATGCTCTGTATACCAATGGATCACGGCATCAGCATAGGTCCGGTGAAGGGTCTTGACACAATTTATCTTACGATTCAACAGATCGCTGAGGGAGGGGCTTCGGCGATTCTTGTTCACAAAGGTATCCTTAAGGGTCTTCAAACTCACCCGGGTACTGGTATAATTATGCACCTCTCAGCCAGCACAGATATCGGTCCATCGCCTAACCGTAAGATGCTCGTCGCGGGTGTTGAAGAAGCGATTAGGTTGGGTGCTGATGCTGTCTCTGTGCATATCAACATAGGTTGTAAGGATGAGCCTGAGATGTTGCAGGATTTGGGGCTTGTTGCTGATGAATGTGATAGCTGGGGTATGCCTCTGATTGCTATGATGTATCCGAGGGGTGAGAACATAAAGAACCCGTATGATCCAGATGTGGTTGCGCACGTAGCGAGGGTTGGTGCAGAGGCTGGTGCTGACATCGTAAAGACGGTCTACACAGGAAGCCCAGAGACCTTCAGCAAGGTGGTGCGTGGATGCCCTGTGCCAGTAGTTATAGCTGGCGGACCTAAGGTGAATAGTGATAGGGAGGTGCTGCTTATGGCTAAAGGCGCGTTGGACGCTGGGGCGATGGGTGTGACCTTCGGTAGGAACGTCTTCCAGCACACTAGTCCGCGTGGCATAACGAAGGCTCTTAGTAGGCTTGTGTTCGATGGTGTGGGTGTAGATGAAGCGCTTAAGGCAGTGAATGAGTGA
- a CDS encoding Lrp/AsnC family transcriptional regulator gives MPIAFVMINAELGSEKALIKELRNIEGVVEANEVYGVYDIVVKVDLPTMDKLKEVISRKIRGLSGVRSTLTMMVIE, from the coding sequence ATGCCGATAGCGTTTGTTATGATTAATGCTGAGTTGGGTTCCGAGAAAGCACTGATAAAGGAGCTGCGCAACATCGAGGGTGTTGTTGAAGCGAACGAAGTCTATGGGGTATATGATATCGTAGTTAAAGTGGATCTTCCGACTATGGATAAACTTAAAGAAGTGATCTCAAGAAAGATACGTGGGTTAAGCGGGGTTCGCTCAACACTAACTATGATGGTGATAGAATAG